The sequence TCGTTGTCATAGTAGCATtcaatggaaaataaataaggCCAAAAACGTGATTACAAAATATGGTGATATATTGCCAAGATAGCCAAttgtaaattaaagaaataaaaatactatcctaataaaaatgttatacatattttaaacaaaaccttaataaataatcaagttaaaacaataacaaaagaaaaacacaattaTTACTTAAtgataaatttatttcgattaatTGATTATCATCTTAATGTAGTTGTTATTTATAGATCGAAccaaaatactatttttaatcaattttgtttTCTGCTCTGTTTTTTCTAGGTCTCCTTTAAGCACAATTTTAGTGATCGTTTTTAGTCTGATTGTGTTGGTAACAGCACGACCACAATTGAATCGTTTCCAACATATTGCTGTGATAGAAAATGATGCCTGGGAACAGACGTTGCCAAGTGAACTACGAAACCCCTTTTATAAAACGCCTAGAGTAAGAAATGCCTTGGCCAAGTCGTCTTGGTTTGGTCCGGGCGAAATGCCGGTAAGTTTAAAAATGAGTGTAATTGAAAGGGTGTAATCCGTGAGATtagatcaaaattaaaataataacaagcaAGATTACtttattcggcagtgccgaatcgaTTGTGGGCTTCGCTTAACAACGAACTATCTccctttctctctctctctctctctttagtCATTTTTGAAGCTATGTTTCTCTGCAGCTTAGGGCGCTTTGATTTGTTTCAGATTCTGGTTGACGTTTCCAGGTGTGTCGCCTTCGATTAAGAATGTCGATGTGGTTCTGACATTGATATGTTTGGTTCCATAGTTCCGTATTGGAATTAGtgttataccaaaatattttatgaattcaTCACAGACAACGATTGTTGAATACCTGAATCGCATTAATTTCGTGCAAAGTGTTCCAAAATTCGCAAACttccgcattcgatatcgagtaaaattgatcgtaattttcttatttgagattatggcacTCGATATCGAGGAAGAAATTTAGTATATTTTATCATAAATTCGATATAGAAATCATTTTTCGTTACGAtagctcattcgatcacgaatgccCCTGATATTTTTACGCCTCGATATAGCAGTAAACTTCCAAACAGATCGCAACATTCCAAATGCCTGGTTATCTTTTTAAATTCGGAAGGCTGCCAGCTCAACATtctgtattttaaatttacattgcTCTTCTTTATGTTAATCGTTATCCTGGCTTTTAAAGCTTCGATCTCAATGGATTTGCTTGTGACAACATGATAACTGTGCGACAGAAGGCAGGAGATATCCCTTGattatctaaaaaccaaatgtgagtaacatttttgtttgaaaccgaATTCAGATATGTTGGTGTTCTGTAAATCGTGCGAATTGCAGAAGATCCATTGGTCGACAATTCGGTTTTGAAATCGCTTGTTTTTGAAATGATTCGATTTATAGATCATCAGCTCTCTAGTTGTTGGTGATGTTCCTAGC comes from Calliphora vicina chromosome 2, idCalVici1.1, whole genome shotgun sequence and encodes:
- the LOC135950412 gene encoding uncharacterized protein LOC135950412, whose translation is MSTNRTKILFLINFVFCSVFSRSPLSTILVIVFSLIVLVTARPQLNRFQHIAVIENDAWEQTLPSELRNPFYKTPRVRNALAKSSWFGPGEMPVLDRQAEKIARREIYNVLSHAGLIERRNFL